A portion of the Magnolia sinica isolate HGM2019 chromosome 17, MsV1, whole genome shotgun sequence genome contains these proteins:
- the LOC131231310 gene encoding calvin cycle protein CP12-2, chloroplastic, which translates to MATTLAGVSLSTTRSVTKADRPKCPNNLKSTWVQCPWKTSYPTRRMQVRPMATPERIAKTLEETIKEAEEICASDPLSGECAAEWDMVEEVSAAASHAREREKESDPLENYCKDNPETDECKTYDN; encoded by the coding sequence ATGGCAACAACTCTAGCTGGTGTGAGCCTTTCCACCACAAGGAGCGTGACCAAAGCAGACAGACCCAAGTGCCCAAACAACCTCAAATCCACATGGGTGCAATGCCCATGGAAGACAAGCTACCCAACCCGTCGTATGCAGGTTCGACCCATGGCTACACCAGAGCGGATCGCCAAGACGCTGGAAGAGACCATCAAGGAGGCTGAGGAGATATGCGCCAGCGACCCGTTGAGCGGCGAGTGCGCCGCTGAGTGGGACATGGTGGAGGAAGTGAGTGCAGCGGCGAGCCATGCACGTGAACGGGAGAAAGAATCAGACCCGTTGGAGAATTATTGCAAGGATAACCCGGAGACCGACGAGTGCAAGACGTACGATAATTGA